A stretch of DNA from Sylvia atricapilla isolate bSylAtr1 chromosome 3, bSylAtr1.pri, whole genome shotgun sequence:
TGAGAAGCATCCACGGTGTCATCAGAGCTGGAGGTCaccaaaacattatttttcagtgcttgggctttttaattatttccgTTATTATTTTTCACACTTGCCTTCCTCCTAGGACATCccttcccctctctgtccctgagGGCTGGTGAccatgctgctggcagccacTAGAGGATGCCCCCAGGGACTtgggtggtggcagcagcaggtctggCTGACAGGCAAGAGAGGATCCTCCCAGTCGCTCTTCTGGGGGTGTTCCTTTCTCCCCTACAGCATTAGCACCCATGCCCTCACACACCTGCAGGATAATATTCCACTGCTGGAGGTTAATTTCACCTTGTGGTGGCAGGGGGTGAGGCAGCACAGGACTTTCCCAGTAGCTCCAAACCCCTGTGAGGCAAGTGGGAGATGATATTTCAGAGCAAGCAAAACTCCTCAAGCAGCAGGGTGAGTGAAATCCCGGCATCTCTGCTTGCCTGACCCAGCTGTGAGCTGcaaggaggaggctgcagcagcaggaggggctcATCCTCCTTTCTGCCCACTCTAGTATGAAATCAGAGCCAGCTGCAGGTCCTTCAGCAGAGCTTGAGGACCCCCGGGATGCCTCCCTTGCACTCAGATGTAACATCCCCagggtccctctccagctgctgagtTGAATTCCTCCCTGGTGTAAACTCCTGGGTGGGTCTCCTTGGgcagccctgctcacctctCTGGCCTGGTGATTATCCAGTAAGCTGCTCGTGCCAGCTCACTTTTTATAAAAGCATCTCTAGATTTCAGCCCAGGGTTTATTTATTGAGTTTCTCtgcacttttcctttctcctacTCTCTTGCCAAGACTCAGAGATGGTGCAAGCCTTGGAAGTAAATAGAAAATGCCAAGCTTAGGTTTTTTAGGTCACCGTGAACTACACGCTTATCTGCTTTCAGAATACATAAGCCACAGGATGTCATCTCTAGTCAACACAGAAGGATAAGGACTAGAACCTGGGTTTTGCTATAGATATGAATATATCAGGATCACGGTGGGGAATGTTTGTATACAAGTGGCCTTTTTCAATCCAGAGccctcttcatttttttcctctaaggTTCCATATTCTTCTGGCAACCAAGATCTTTTTATATCTCTGGGGTTTCATATTCCACCCGGCAGCCTATCATAGGAGAGCACAAATCTACTAAATAGTAAAATGAGGGATTACTTCCACTCATCTGTTGACAGACATTTCTCCAAATTGGATCAAATGATTAAAGGTATTAGAATGACGTCTTGCAGATCCAGATCAAATCATTTGAAACCTTGAGAGTGTTTCTCCTTTGCTTGGAAGAAACCACCAGAAATAGTTGTAGGTGCTAATTGCCCATTATTCTCATTAATGTGAAATTGTTAATTGGACCTTCGAATATTTTACTTACTTGAATCCTAAGCAGGGAACTTCAAGATGGAAGGAGCATGCAGTGGCTCACTTCCCAATGTGCCGTTCGGGATCTCTTCTGACGCCTGAATGGTTCTTCCTCGAGTTGCTTACGCTGAGAAGAGGGCTCCAGGCTGTGAAATCTTCCAACATCTCCCACTACAAAGATGGCACTGCTGAAAGTCAAATTCAATCAGAAGAAACGGGTAAAACTAGCGCAGGGACTATGGCTCATGAACTGGTTTTCGGTGTTTGCTGGAATCCTTGTTTTTAGCATGGGATTGTTCCTCAAAATTGAGCTCCGGAAGCGAAGCGAAGTGATGGACAATTCTGAAAGCCACTTTGTGCCCAATTCTTTGATATTGATGGGTATATTATCCTGCGCCTTTAATGGTTTTGCTGGAAAAATCTGTTACGATTCTCTGGATCCCGCTAAATTTGCCAAGTGGAAGCCTTTGCTGAAACCTTACCTGGCACTGTGCTGCGTCTTTAACATGCTCCTTTTCTTCGTTGCTCTGATTTGCTTTCTCATGCGGGGCTCCCTGGACAGCACCCTGGCCCAGGGGCTCAAGAACGGCATGAAGTTCTACCGGGACACGGACACCCCGGGAAGGTGCTTCATGAAGAAGACCATTGACATGCTCCAGATCGAGTTCAAGTGCTGTGGCAACAACGGCTACAAAGATTGGTTCGAAATCCAGTGGATCAGCAACAGATACCTGGACTTCAGCTCCAAAGAAGTGAAAGAGTAAGTGACTCGGTGGGGTTTGTATCACGTAGTTTCCATGTTTGATCAATGTCGTCCTCAAGTGCCAACAGGCACTGACTGGAAGGGGGTTTGTGTAAAATGGGGTCTTGAGTAATAAAGCATCCCAAATGACCAGCTAGATTGCTTCCTCCCCTGATAAATTCCTCCAAAGTCATCcataacattaaataaaaagcacCAAACTACAATTCCCACTCTCACTTAGTGTGATGTAAACAGACCTAATAGTTTTTACTGTTCTTTTACTGCTTTATAGACCCATTACCTTGAGCCACACTACCAAAATCAACTGGAAAGTATCAGAACTTTACTGATCCTTAAGAAGACGTCAATGTGATTTattaatttcctaaaaaaaaagaattccctGGAGATATACTGTTGATACCACTTTTAAAACTCCACTTAGATATTGGCAGCTAATCAGCCACACGGAAATAGAGGCAGTAACACTTTGCCAATAACCCATGTGTCTTAGATCCTTAAGAgttagaattttatttttatattcactCAATGGATTGCTTCAGTGCTGTGATAATACTGAGCATCAATTGATGTTCCTAGCTTTACACAGTGGCCCTTGTAGCCATCTGTATTTTAAGTTCTGTCCtgtgcctaatttttttttaaatctcacaTGAAAGCAGCACTAGTTTATTGTTTCTATACAAACCAGACCAGGTTGTTGACCAGAAACACCTTAAAGGCTTTGATGTCAGGTCCCAAAAAGGCAGTAATCCCAAAATCAGGTTAGGTGCAGTAAGctcaagcagaaaataaacatgagaacaaaatgaacctttgaaattaaaaaaaatagcattagGCATAAATACCCacaaccttttaaaatattgagcACCAGGGAAAGAGATGGTTATTGTGGGTTCTTTGGGAACATCATTCATTAAGGTTTATGCTCTGTGGTTGCATAATGGGTCCTGTAAACTGGAAGCAATCTGCCTTTTAAATATACTGCCTGTATTAAAAATGTCTGAAGTCATTTTGGAAAAACCGTTTTGTGTATCTCTTGGGATCTTTTTCGGATCCCTGCCTGACTGTGTCAATGGTATTTCACTGGTGTGTGTCTCTCTGAATGTTCTTTTGACTTGCTGGGTGGTCTGGTTGTTTTTGCCGTTCAGAATGAGGACTTAGTGAAAACTGTTACAGATTTAACCCTTGCACGGCAGGGTGTTATTGCAAATACACTCACTCTTGAATAAGGGGGTGTTTCCATTGTGAAGGTATGCCCATGGGTATAAATAACTACTTGAAAAAACCTTGCCAGCATTATATGGAGATTTGAGAGCTGTAGCTTAatccagcagcagtggaagggcaatgcacagagggaaaacaagGTTATACTGTCCTTAATAACTGATGCCTTGTTTGGGACTGAGACTCAAGGTAATTTCTTTGTACTTCTGAGGCAGGAAATAGGGCATTAAAAATCGACAGATGGGTTTTAGTGAAGTCAAGATTTGTACTTTGTGGTGGTGCACAATCTCTGCTCCCATTCCTGGTGGGATAGTCTGGCCCCTTTGAAGCCAATAGTAAAGTTCTCCTTAGCTCCAAGGAAGGTGGGAGTCTGTCCTCCACAATGGgatttttatattatttgtaGAGCAAAGGCCTGATCCAATATCCAATCTCTCTGAAACTGGTGGAGTATTTACACAGGAATGGGAACTTAAACCAAATCCAGAGCACACTTTACatttagagagagaaaaccTCAACTGCGTTTGCTGTTTAGATATATTTAGGTCATGACTGCAAAGTGCAGTTTCCCTTCACCAGGCTTTTGGAGTCACCTCTCTACGACATAATTTTAAACTATCCATATAGAAAACTACAAGTGgcactcagattttttttttttccctttggccTCTCTACACCTTTGGGACtgtccattctgtgatttttttttttctaagcaaaatgGTCTGTTTTAAAACCGCAGTACTTTTGTTATAGTCTTTTTGCAGAGTCAGTGGAACTACTTGCCTTCTAAGTTATCTTGCATCTAACCCTCTCCTAAGACACCAGGCTAAATGACTGTTTGCAGAGAACAACCACAGTGTCAGATGAACAATAGTTGGGGAGCTCCTGCAAGGACTTTGGAAATTTTGCAACATCCTGTTGCTGAAGCACATTTCATGTTTTCAATACTGGCTACCTTCCCAAGCCAAGAATAAATGCACAAGCCCTCCCTGGAGCTATTATCATCAAAAAGAAGCTATTAGATTTGCTGGATCACTGCTCGAGCTGGATATAGTGGGTCCAAGGCTATTTTGGGTTCTTTTCCAAGCTCAGatcagctccagcacctcccttcCATCCTAACTATGCTATGATCACTCTTTTCTGACTGCCCCTCCTGAATTCTCTCTGCCATTTATTTTcgttaaaaattaatttctttgaagaagTGACTCGAGAGCGTGCATTCCCAGCAGGAGGAGTCGATTACTCAGTGTAGCCTTGACATAGGAAGGATTTCGGAGAGAAAGCACACCCCGGACAAACACCGCTGGTGCGGACAAGGGGACACGGAGAAAAGGCGTGGTGGGAAATCCTCCttgcctttgctttccttcctcgTGAAGATTTGCTCCTggatgtctctgtgtgtgtgtctgtgtgtctgtctgtgtgtgtgtctgtgtgtctgtctgtgtgtgtgtctgtgtctgtgtgtctgtctgtgtgtctgtgtgtctgtctgtgtgtctgtctgtgtgtatTCACACTCCCTTGTGCCCTTGCCCGTAGCCGGATCAAGAGCAACGTGGACGGGAGGTACCTGGTGGACGGCGtccccttcagctgctgcaacCCCAGCTCGCCCCGGCCCTGCATCCAGTACCAGGTCACCAACAACTCTGCCCACTACAGCTACGACTACCAGACCGAGGAGCTCAACCTGTGGCGCCGCGGCTGCCGGGAGGCGCTGCTCAACTACTACAGCGGCATGATGAGCTCCATGGGCGCCGTCATCCTCCTCGTCTGGCTCTTTGAGGTAACCCCTCCTCCCCCCAGACACACGGAGCGGGGCACGTCTCAGCCAGGCCttctgagtggaaaaaaaaaaaaaaaaaaaaaaaaatcgaatcTATTGAACATAATTTAAATAGATTGCCCCCGTTGTTTGGCTGGGAAAATATCGGAGTAAGGGCTGGAAGGTCCCAggctggaagcagagatggagTGGGTGTGGGATCACAGACCCCTCCAGAGCCTCAAGTATCCCACAgcaagagggaaaaagggaGTGATTTTCTGTCAAAGGCAaggtgctgagcagggcagagagtGCAAAGGCACTGCTGTCCAGATGCATGAATTATACACGTGTCACCATTGGTGGGgaatgagaaatacaaaaatatttgtatttttgcaaCACATAAAGATACGTGAAAGGGATTAGTGGGATAGCAAGTGCAGTTAAAGGGTTTTCACGCTGAACAAGGTAAAGCTTTAAGCTGCCCACAGTGGGACGATTTCAAGGCAGCCTGTGGACCTTCATCACCTCCACCGAGATATTTGGTCAGAAAGAGTGGTTCAGGTGGAGCAGGTggattaaatttattttattctgcttccCAAACCCATGACGCAAATGCAAGCAGGCGCCAATGCTGCGCAGGGCAGGTGTCCGTGGGCACCATAAGCCAAAGTGCAGCCTGGCTGATAAAGAACGCTGTTCATCCAATGCGATGCATCCCCTGCCTCTGGGAGATGGCCAGTTCTCTAGCCAGGCTGTTTGATCAACACTAATGCTCAGGGAGCGTGGGCTGGCAGTGGCACGAGGGCTGGAACGTGAGGTGCTGGATGTGCAGATCAGGCAGGACCTGCTGGTGAAAGGGAGggggcagctccctggggtgCAGCAGAGCCTTTCCTATCCTTGGAATGGCTGCTGCATATGGCATTGCCTATTTTAAATGATTCAGCTGCCTTCTTAAAAATTTAGATacatgcaaatttaaaaaagatgAGTTACAGTTTGATACAAGCACTGGCCTACAGCCTTCCAGGAATTAAGAtgctttttagaaaataaacaccTACCTAAATCtgtgaattgaaaaaaaaaaatcataaagttACTCCATGttgcattgttttaaaaataactgctcTGAACTGCAGAGAAATGTACTACCTCTTTACACTGTTATTCtggtaagaaaagaaagagaaggtcTTTATTTTAGCCCAGATTCAAGTGCAGAGCTCTTAAAGAGAGGGGAATTTCAACTGTATTTGAAAGTCAAAGAAATTCAAAAGCTCAGGgggaaaatgcacaaaaataccaattccagctgcaaaaAATCATGACTAGGAACCTGTAACATACCTCCACTAACTCACAAGAGATTAATGACAGTGATATGTTAACATTAATAGCAGTgataaaaatgcagtattttatgTCTAACTCTTCAAAGTACACCTGGGTATTTTTTCAACCTGTGACATAATGAGAAATGAGAtgttctcttcttttctttgtcttcttcaaAATGGaaggggagattttttttcaggcaatCAGAGGATATTTAGGGCAAAACTTGAAAGGAACAACATGATCCTGGGTTACAATAACTTGTCCTCCTGAATATTTATTGCTTGCCTGATATTCTTCCATAAAGGGGCCATATTTGGGTCTGaaattccttttgcttttaaggCAAACTTTGAAGGGAGGAAGCAAAGCAGGAAACAGATATTAATTTAGTTTCCCTTGAACTATAACCACTTCCTTTAAATTTCAGTCAGGATAGGGAACAATTTTATGCtgagcaggagggcagcagaggTCCCAGCTCCTGACCAAGGTAAGTGTGGGTCTGAGCAGGGTGAGCCCGGGGCAGTGGTTGTGGTGGCTCTGCGCTTCTCATTTCCACTTTGGCTGACTTCCTGGGAAGTCACAGAAAAGTGCAAAAGCAAAGTCCTGGGTTGCTCTACACCTGCAGCCACCCTGGACTCAAATAAGGTACTTCTCCAGCAAAGCCCTTCTGGGAACTGTGGGCAACTCCTTCCAGCCATGTTGCTGGAATTGAGGTCTGGGTAGGGGGAGAGAACATGGAGGGAAATACTAATCACAGCTGTTATTCTGAGCTGTAGAAAAAGGTAATGTGTCAGGGAAGGCCATTTCTCTTTCACATTTCACCTTTCTATATTAGgcacaataaagaaaaagcatattttgaaacCTCAGAACTTCTATTTGAAAAGAATGCTGATTTCTAGAAGCTGCTTTTCCTAGCAAAAGCTGTAGGCTTCCCATGTGTGACAACCAGTCATGAGGATGACAAAAAAAGATCACACTCTGCTCTGGCTAAGCCGCCTCAGGCTAAACCCTGGCAAACAGATGGGCTTCGCTGCAGAAGGTCAAGAAGAGCAAGCCTGGATGTCTTCTTGACCTGCCTTAGccagcaaagaggaaaagagaggttCAAGGGTGCCCtgaataaagcatttcaaaaggaATAGAGGGCTGAGGCTGGTTCCTGAGGTGCTCCAGGTCCTCACTTGTGCAAATATGTGGATCTCAATAGGTCACAGCTTCCACAACAGCCAAGACCTTGGGATTCACCTCATGTGTGCCGTAGGgtccaggctgagctccaggagagcaCTGAGACATTCACAGGAGGCATGTTGCATGTCCTGTGTCAGAGAGTAAACTCTCTGATGCATTAACAGTAGGAGTGAATTCCTGGTGATCTCCAAAACCagcccacaggcagcagggacCCTCCAGAAGAACATAGTTTGATCTGTTGGCCCAGCTGGACAGGGTGAGCATGCTGTAGTGCAGGACATCCACCAGCCCAACCTGCACAGCCCTAGCCCTGGAGAAACACTGTGGTCATGTTCTTCCTGGCACTTTAAAGTTGCTGTAAATGACAAAGATTTCCATGACAGGGAAATCATCCCTCAACAAGACTGGCCTCACACCAGGGCTCTGACACCCCAACCTTCTGCGCTGGACTGTGGTTAAGCTCAAATCTACAACTCACAGACTGGTTAAGGTTTagctgtggcctcaccaggaGAGGGGAAGAAGGATCACGTTCCTCAACCTGCTGGCAGTTATTCATCTAATGCTGCCAAGGATACCATTTTCCCACTTTGCCAAAAGGGCACATTGttggctcagggacagcttggtgtcatcagAGC
This window harbors:
- the PRPH2 gene encoding peripherin-2, with amino-acid sequence MALLKVKFNQKKRVKLAQGLWLMNWFSVFAGILVFSMGLFLKIELRKRSEVMDNSESHFVPNSLILMGILSCAFNGFAGKICYDSLDPAKFAKWKPLLKPYLALCCVFNMLLFFVALICFLMRGSLDSTLAQGLKNGMKFYRDTDTPGRCFMKKTIDMLQIEFKCCGNNGYKDWFEIQWISNRYLDFSSKEVKDRIKSNVDGRYLVDGVPFSCCNPSSPRPCIQYQVTNNSAHYSYDYQTEELNLWRRGCREALLNYYSGMMSSMGAVILLVWLFEMSVMVGLRLLHTSLESIANPEDPECESEGWILENSLKDTFKSALENLKKLGKFNQVEAGAEGAEGEEGGKTPAITTVS